The following are encoded together in the Daucus carota subsp. sativus chromosome 5, DH1 v3.0, whole genome shotgun sequence genome:
- the LOC108223364 gene encoding omega-6 fatty acid desaturase, chloroplastic isoform X2, protein MLQTGMSYLKWQSLPQRRMQCLKQFDPLRKSKTVRAVAAPVAPSPADSADYRKQLCESYGFRQIAEPLPDNITLKNVTDSLPQEVFEIDDTKAWKSVLISVTSYTLGLFLISKSPWYLLPLAWAYTGTAITGFFVIGHDCAHKSFSKNKLLEDIVGTLAFMPLIYPYEPWRIKHDRHHAKTNMLMADTAWHPAKVEEFNGSPIFRKLIILAYGPLRPWMSIAHWVVWHFDLKKFRPNEIQRVKISLACVFAFMAVGWPLIVFKTGMVGWIKYWLMPWLGYHFWMSTFTMVHHTAPHIPFKSAKEWNAAKAQLTGTVHCDYPRWIEILCHDINVHIPHHVSSRIPSYNLRAAHQSLQENWGKYMNEATWNWRLMKTILTVCHLYDEEKNYIGFDEIAPEESQPITFLKKVMPDYA, encoded by the exons ATGCTCCAG ACAGGCATGTCTTACTTGAAGTGGCAAAGTCTACCCCAAAGAAGGATGCAATGCCTAAAACAATTCGATCCCCTGAGAAAGAGTAAAACTGTCCGTGCTGTAGCAGCACCTGTGGCACCATCTCCAGCAGACAGTGCAGACTATAGAAAACAATTGTGCGAAAGTTATGGCTTCAGGCAAATTGCAGAACCCCTTCCAGATAACATCACACTGAAGAATGTTACTGATTCCCTTCCACAGGAG gtgtttgagATTGATGATACCAAGGCATGGAAATCAGTATTGATATCTGTAACTTCCTACACTTTGGGACTCTTCCTGATCTCCAAGTCACCGTGGTATTTACTTCCTCTTGCCTGGGCATATACAGGGACTGCAATCACAGGG TTTTTTGTTATAGGTCATGATTGTGCACATAAATCATTCTCAAAGAACAAATTGCTGGAAGACATCGTTGGAACTCTGGCCTTCATGCCGCTGATATACCCGTATGAGCCATGGCGCATTAAGCATGATCGACATCATGCTAAAACAAACAT GTTAATGGCGGATACAGCTTGGCACCCTGCTAAAGTAGAGGAATTCAATGGATCGCCAATATTCCGGAAGTTGATAATCCTTGCATATGGTCCATTAAGGCCTTGGATGTCTATAGCTCACTG GGTGGTTTGGCATTTTGATTTAAAGAAGTTCAGACCAAATGAGATACAAAGGGTAAAGATAAGCTTGGCTTGTGTATTTGCGTTCATGGCAGTTGGATGGCCATTGATCGTCTTCAAAACAGGGATGGTGGGATGGATCAAGTACTGGTTGATGCCATGGTTGGGTTACCACTTTTGG ATGAGCACATTTACGATGGTCCACCACACAGCTCCTCACATACCTTTCAAATCTGCTAAAGAGTGGAATGCAGCTAAGGCCCAACTCACTGGCACAGTTCACTGTGACTATCCTCGATG GATTGAGATCCTATGTCATGATATCAACGTCCACATTCCCCACCATGTTTCTTCAAGGATTCCGAGCTACAATCTGAGGGCTGCACATCAATCTCTACAGGAGAATTGGGGAAAG TatatgaatgaagctacatggaATTGGCGACTAATGAAGACAATATTAACTGTGTGCCATTTATATGATGAGGAGAAAAATTATATCGGCTTTGACGAGATTGCGCCTGAAGAATCTCAACCAATTACATTTCTTAAAAAAGTAATGCCTGACTATGCTTGA
- the LOC108220089 gene encoding reticulon-like protein B21 gives MDLDGRRAVTPRTGSAWENRMNEVKGGIKVFKDDKSLDDHDESSVKTELQVYRRMRGKQGLAGIAGKRKTWKTESSEGADKDLIQIAAQVSELGKNCDDQECGELSVRVKGDEIKKSGAQTPRLRSKWINNLDEQGRELSVADIKKSPVQTLRIRSDKDLGFDGVERSPRGVRTRSSVSQKGTNVSNDELRKDDKILVESYTASDYTNRRKSVEVLRKLNEVVNESRKSVDVSALRDIRTRPLGITTRLDDKLELRKFGEKVVTSNSGQLSQIESSPKLQVDDENELGEKEDDNADEIKLDTKDNVSIEAPKDDQVVIKDDKIQNSNVKSIPISQSVKRKPPAALKKPKIVPKPTRTKSTIPCVDEFKTVSNKHSKLQSFVDLVMWREPSKSAFIFGLGTFIIVSSSYTTDMNISLVSVISYVGLVYLAAIFLFRSILHRGALIVDDTSPEYVVGEEEAIWLLKLILPYINEFLSKIRALFSGDPATTMKLAVLLFVLARCGSSITIWKMVKLGFFGVFTVPKICSSYSSQLAAFGKFWIRRFKDAWESCSQKKGVGFFVFTVVWNLSSIVARVWAVFMLFVAFRYYQQQQQQHDEHHSEEWIEEESREGSVKVKN, from the exons atGGATTTAGATGGCAGAAGGGCAGTGACACCAAGAACAGGCTCTGCTTGGGAGAACAGAATGAATGAAGTTAAGGGTGGCATTAAGGTTTTCAAAGATGATAAAAGCCTGGATGATCATGATGAAAGTAGTGTTAAAACTGAGCTTCAAGTGTACAGAAGAATGAGAGGCAAACAGGGTCTTGCTGGGATTGCAGGGAAGAGGAAGACCTGGAAGACTGAGAGTTCTGAAGGGGCTGATAAGGACTTGATTCAGATTGCGGCGCAAGTGTCTGAATTGGGCAAGAATTGTGATGATCAAGAGTGTGGAGAATTGAGTGTGAGGGTAAAGGGTGATGAGATCAAGAAAAGTGGTGCTCAGACGCCGCGGTTGAGGTCTAAAtggattaataatttggatgagcaAGGGAGGGAATTGAGTGTGGCTGATATTAAGAAAAGCCCTGTTCAGACACTGAGAATAAGATCTGATAAAGATCTTGGTTTTGATGGAGTTGAGAGGAGTCCTAGAGGGGTGAGGACAAGATCTTCGGTGTCTCAGAAAGGGACTAATGTGTCGAATGATGAGCTGAGGAAAGATGATAAAATTCTGGTGGAGTCCTACACTGCTTCTGATTATACTAATAGGAGGAAATCAGTTGAGGTATTGAGGAAATTGAATGAGGTTGTGAATGAATCAAGAAAGTCTGTCGATGTATCTGCTCTTAGGGATATTAGGACTAGACCACTTGGAATTACTACTAGATTAGATGATAAGTTGGAGTTGAGGAAGTTTGGGGAGAAGGTTGTTACTAGCAATTCAGGTCAATTGAGTCAGATTGAATCGTCGCCTAAATTGCAGGTCGATGATGAGAATGAGCTTGGCGAAAAGGAAGATGATAATGCTGACGAGATTAAACTGGATACGAAGGATAATGTTAGCATAGAAGCACCGAAGGATGATCAGGTTGTGATTAAAGATGATAAAATTCAGAATAGCAATGTGAAATCAATTCCCATTTCACAATCTGTGAAGAGGAAACCTCCTGCTGCTCTGAAGAAACCGAAAATTGTCCCAAAACCGACAAGAACTAAATCAACAA ttCCATGTGTAGACGAATTCAAGACAGTCTCGAACAAACATAGCAAATTGCAGAGTTTTG TTGATTTAGTAATGTGGAGAGAACCATCGAAATCGGCTTTCATATTTGGACTTGGAACGTTTATTATAGTTTCATCTTCATACACTACAGATATGAATATCAG CTTAGTTTCTGTAATTTCCTATGTGGGTTTGGTTTATCTTGCTGCAATTTTCCTCTTCAGATCCATTCTTCATAG GGGAGCTTTAATTGTAGATGATACAAGTCCAGAATATGTAGTTGGGGAAGAAGAAGCGATCTGGTTATTGAAATTGATACTTCCTTACATCAATGAGTTCCTTTCGAAGATCAGAGCTCTCTTCTCCGGTGATCCTGCAACTACAATGAAG TTAGCAGTGCTGCTATTTGTTTTGGCAAGGTGTGGTAGCTCCATAACGATATGGAAGATGGTCAAACTGG GCTTTTTTGGAGTTTTTACAGTACCTAAAATCTGCTCTTCCTACTCATCTCAGTTGGCTGCATTCG GTAAATTCTGGATTCGACGTTTTAAAGATGCCTGGGAGTCATGCTCTCAGAAGAAAGGCGTTGGCTTCTTCGTTTTTACAGTTGTCTGGAACCTTTCTTCCATTGTTGCTCGCGTATGGGCAG TGTTTATGCTATTTGTGGCCTTTCGATACtatcagcagcagcagcaacaacatGATGAGCATCATTCCGAGGAGTGGATAGAGGAGGAATCAAGAGAGGGCAGCGTTAAGGTGAAAAACTGA
- the LOC108223364 gene encoding omega-6 fatty acid desaturase, chloroplastic isoform X1: MACRVADSAFLFKGPQLRPSQTHKFSMLKNAPGMSYLKWQSLPQRRMQCLKQFDPLRKSKTVRAVAAPVAPSPADSADYRKQLCESYGFRQIAEPLPDNITLKNVTDSLPQEVFEIDDTKAWKSVLISVTSYTLGLFLISKSPWYLLPLAWAYTGTAITGFFVIGHDCAHKSFSKNKLLEDIVGTLAFMPLIYPYEPWRIKHDRHHAKTNMLMADTAWHPAKVEEFNGSPIFRKLIILAYGPLRPWMSIAHWVVWHFDLKKFRPNEIQRVKISLACVFAFMAVGWPLIVFKTGMVGWIKYWLMPWLGYHFWMSTFTMVHHTAPHIPFKSAKEWNAAKAQLTGTVHCDYPRWIEILCHDINVHIPHHVSSRIPSYNLRAAHQSLQENWGKYMNEATWNWRLMKTILTVCHLYDEEKNYIGFDEIAPEESQPITFLKKVMPDYA, translated from the exons ATGGCTTGCAGGGTTGCAGACTCTGCCTTTCTTTTCAAG GGTCCCCAGTTAAGGCCAAGTCAGACCCATAAATTTTCCATGCTCAAGAATGCTCCAG GCATGTCTTACTTGAAGTGGCAAAGTCTACCCCAAAGAAGGATGCAATGCCTAAAACAATTCGATCCCCTGAGAAAGAGTAAAACTGTCCGTGCTGTAGCAGCACCTGTGGCACCATCTCCAGCAGACAGTGCAGACTATAGAAAACAATTGTGCGAAAGTTATGGCTTCAGGCAAATTGCAGAACCCCTTCCAGATAACATCACACTGAAGAATGTTACTGATTCCCTTCCACAGGAG gtgtttgagATTGATGATACCAAGGCATGGAAATCAGTATTGATATCTGTAACTTCCTACACTTTGGGACTCTTCCTGATCTCCAAGTCACCGTGGTATTTACTTCCTCTTGCCTGGGCATATACAGGGACTGCAATCACAGGG TTTTTTGTTATAGGTCATGATTGTGCACATAAATCATTCTCAAAGAACAAATTGCTGGAAGACATCGTTGGAACTCTGGCCTTCATGCCGCTGATATACCCGTATGAGCCATGGCGCATTAAGCATGATCGACATCATGCTAAAACAAACAT GTTAATGGCGGATACAGCTTGGCACCCTGCTAAAGTAGAGGAATTCAATGGATCGCCAATATTCCGGAAGTTGATAATCCTTGCATATGGTCCATTAAGGCCTTGGATGTCTATAGCTCACTG GGTGGTTTGGCATTTTGATTTAAAGAAGTTCAGACCAAATGAGATACAAAGGGTAAAGATAAGCTTGGCTTGTGTATTTGCGTTCATGGCAGTTGGATGGCCATTGATCGTCTTCAAAACAGGGATGGTGGGATGGATCAAGTACTGGTTGATGCCATGGTTGGGTTACCACTTTTGG ATGAGCACATTTACGATGGTCCACCACACAGCTCCTCACATACCTTTCAAATCTGCTAAAGAGTGGAATGCAGCTAAGGCCCAACTCACTGGCACAGTTCACTGTGACTATCCTCGATG GATTGAGATCCTATGTCATGATATCAACGTCCACATTCCCCACCATGTTTCTTCAAGGATTCCGAGCTACAATCTGAGGGCTGCACATCAATCTCTACAGGAGAATTGGGGAAAG TatatgaatgaagctacatggaATTGGCGACTAATGAAGACAATATTAACTGTGTGCCATTTATATGATGAGGAGAAAAATTATATCGGCTTTGACGAGATTGCGCCTGAAGAATCTCAACCAATTACATTTCTTAAAAAAGTAATGCCTGACTATGCTTGA
- the LOC108223930 gene encoding BTB/POZ domain-containing protein At2g24240: MGVQRDIVRFNVGGRIFETTATTLANAGRNSYFGAMFDENWDLIVEDQSKEHFIDRNPDCFSILLDLLRTGEIYLTSNVPEKLLYREALFYGLLDHVRTAKWGSFDGNRLRLSRSVNGRAPGDGTAIRAGPDGGCCVAHGSMVHVYDWMLEEHSPINLDYQRVNDAGWINPDRLVVSACERLGRGDGGMGLFSTSAGELRYKFHVSHENQVKSYTAGALSFSSDYKIYSSCKGRSNEYGIGVWDQNTGQQVDFFYEPPGWSLGDADKLQWLNGTSCLLVSTLFPRKDNCYISLLDFRAKKMVWAWSDIGTPIIDERISDERRVRDAIAMEDTSSICVVNEFEDLGFMDLRSRVGSVRWSSRSRLMKGKMPDEPCYPKLALHEGQLFSSMNDSISVFCGADWVLTSRLRRSYGGSICDFSIGGDRLFALHSEENVFDIWEAPPPPIMSS, translated from the coding sequence ATGGGTGTTCAAAGAGACATAGTTAGATTTAATGTTGGAGGTAGAATCTTTGAGACAACAGCTACAACACTGGCTAATGCTGGGAGGAATTCATATTTCGGAGCAATGTTTGATGAGAATTGGGACCTTATAGTTGAGGATCAGAGTAAGGAACATTTTATTGATCGAAACCCGGATTGTTTTTCAATCCTTCTTGATCTTTTGAGGACAGGGGAGATTTATTTGACCTCGAATGTGCCTGAAAAATTGTTGTACAGAGAAGCCCTGTTTTATGGGCTTCTTGATCATGTCAGGACTGCCAAGTGGGGATCATTTGATGGGAATAGGCTCCGTTTATCGCGGTCTGTTAATGGAAGGGCTCCAGGCGACGGGACAGCCATTCGTGCTGGTCCGGATGGTGGATGTTGTGTGGCTCATGGTAGTATGGTTCATGTGTATGATTGGATGCTGGAAGAGCATTCTCCAATCAATCTTGATTACCAGAGAGTTAATGATGCAGGTTGGATTAATCCCGACCGCCTCGTCGTTAGTGCTTGCGAGAGGCTTGGTCGTGGAGATGGTGGAATGGGATTGTTTAGTACATCAGCAGGGGAGCTAAGGTACAAATTTCATGTCTCACATGAAAATCAGGTCAAGAGTTATACTGCTGGTGCCTTAAGTTTTAGTTCGGATTACAAGATTTATTCGAGCTGTAAAGGCAGGAGTAATGAGTATGGGATTGGAGTTTGGGATCAAAATACAGGACAACAAGTTGATTTTTTCTATGAACCACCTGGTTGGTCACTTGGAGATGCAGACAAGCTTCAGTGGTTAAATGGCACAAGTTGCTTGTTAGTGTCAACTTTGTTTCCAAGAAAAGACAACTGTTACATTAGTTTGTTAGATTTTAGAGCCAAGAAGATGGTCTGGGCTTGGTCTGATATTGGAACTCCTATAATCGATGAACGAATATCAGATGAGAGACGAGTCCGAGATGCCATTGCTATGGAAGACACTAGTTCAATCTGCGTGGTAAATGAATTTGAGGACCTGGGATTTATGGATTTAAGAAGTAGAGTTGGAAGTGTGAGATGGAGCTCAAGAAGTCGACTAATGAAAGGGAAAATGCCCGATGAGCCATGTTATCCTAAACTAGCGTTGCACGAGGGTCAATTGTTCTCTTCAATGAATGATAGCATCTCAGTGTTCTGTGGCGCTGATTGGGTATTAACATCAAGGCTTAGGAGAAGCTATGGAGGCTCAATCTGCGATTTTTCAATTGGAGGTGATCGCCTTTTTGCTCTTCACAGTGAAGAAAACGTGTTCGATATATGGGAAGCTCCCCCTCCACCTATCATGTCATCCTGA